The sequence TAAACTCTGGGCTGTCTTTCTAGTATTTAGGCAACCAGTCACATAGCTACTACACAGATCAGCTTTATTTCGctctatttcttctttaaaaaaatataaaattatatatatttttaaaacaagaaaaatcaggGAAAGTGTATGAACCAGATGCATATgttagctaaagaaaaaaaaaaaatcaaaaatgaaGTCATAATCTTCTGTACCCTAGAAGGACTAATCAGTTAGTGATGGATTAGACAGAAGTGGGAAAACTGAACAAGCTGTAAAACCATTCTGTCAAGTCCACGATTGTCCCATGGCTAAAACAGCCTGTCtgattaatataaataaaatagattcAGAGCAATTATTTCCAATCTGTATTTGCTTCAACTCTGTGTGCTGTTTCAGACGCATGTAGCATGCATGGTAAACTCTCCCTAGGGTCTTCCCGAGAATTTTTAGTTGATCTGGAAAAACTCTGCCTTTGCAAAACAAAGCCTGTGTAGGTATTTGTGTGATGCTTTAGATTTTGACATCTAGGAGGCCAGCTCTATTATCATTACCTTTGCGTTTCTTCATCATAGAACCACAGCTTCAACTGTAACTCAGGGTCAGTTacttcttctctctcttctactGTTGCTAACCACTTGCCTTGTGCGCTAAATGCAACTTTTACCAAGTCAGCTTGGTTTAAACCTGCCTGATGAATGTATTGTCGTTGCACAATATCCAactgcaaaacaagaaaacaaaaattaaatttcaaaattcaaGTGTAGATTTAGATATACTATTCATAAAACCATGGAGAAAGGATGTTCTGGAAGCACCGATTAGAACTGACTGGGCTGTGGCATTAAAAAAGTGTGTAAAGCATAATTAGGGCATGTACCTTCCACAATAATGTTAAGTgtacgaaagaaaaaaaaatattttagagggaTTTTAtctataattttttaatatttaacttcAAAACAGTGTGCTGCTCCTGTATTTATTCAACTGTCAACATTTAGCTCTGCTTAGCAAGTAAAAGAAGTTTGcaacaaaactgaaaacacctCAGCTTAGAATCCCACCTCACACTATGGCTGCtggcttttttccctgtttgccaTATTAAGTCTTCAAATAAATTCTGAAGCATAACTTACTGGATTGACTAAGTTAAAAGTTTTAGTACGAGCCCATCCTACTTACACTGAACAGCTGTTGGTCACTTTGGAGACAATAGAACTGTAAGTGGCCAGGCTCTCCATTCAGGACCAAAGCTTTGGTTCTAGGATCAACCACTAGACCAGTCTTGACATTTGcacctgaaaacaaaaataagatgaTAAATGACCTAAGATGGGAAGTGACATATTCTGCCCTCAAAGTGGAAGATAAATTTTATTGCACTTACTTTTGATTAGCCCTTGAATACTTTTGGCAAATCTTAGGTTGCTGTTGATTATTGTAAttcctgaaaggaaaagcagattaaGTCTTACAAAAGGCTTCTGCAACATAACCACATCTCATAGTGGGGAAGGGACCTTAACCAACTGTACTTAATCCTATAAACGtatctttttttcaatttatgaCACCCCTACATCGAGGTGGAAAGTGAAGTTACAGCAGTTGTTGGGCAAATTCGCAGACCTGATGAAAGAGCAAAAGATCGCTTCAAGCATCTGATCTTTCAGTTCAATATTGAACTTATGTAGTAACTAATTAATTCATCTAAAGTTAAGAAAGTAAAGCTCACACAGATTTGCATTCCATTTTGCTTTACGTGatacttaaaatatgttttagctTACTATTGTCTGTATGCAAGGTACAACAGAGTGCGCCATCAGATGCCATGGAAATGTACTCAATGGCAGATCCCAAACGAGGAAGGAAATCCTTCTGACAATCTGATTCATTGCGCCACAGAACTAGAACAGATTCAACTCCACCACTCAGCAAGCAGGTTCctatttcagtaataaaaatgcagttaGAGGTTttggtttacaaaaaaaaaaaaacatctaaaaatCATCAGCATACATGTTTAGAATGACAAACACAGGTTTCTCAAAAACCTTTCTTAAACTGTCATGTACAAAGCAATTATTCCTTATATGTAGCCTGGGCAATACACATAGACATATTTCTCATTATCCCATGTTAAATTGCTAGAGAAACTTGGATTAAGTAACAAGTATTTGTGCCTAAAGTAAAATTTTAACAATGCTTTGGGAGTAGTAGATTGCGTTACTTTCTCAATCAGCTGAGTCTTTGTGTTAGAAAATAGCTGAATTGTTCTCCTTCAATCAGAATTACTTTGCAGTGGGAAATATCCTAAGGAGAACAGTTCAGATCACACAATTGATATTAGATAACTGTAAAAGTTAACTGTATTTTTGCCACTAGGTTAGAGCTCGGACAAGACTGCTTGTTTTATTTGGATGCAAATAAGGCTCTGGCAAGAACTCATCAGTATTACTGATGAAAGAGAAGCAGGTGGGAGAGTGAAGGTGAGGGAAAAGAGGTAAGAGGAGAGGTTAGACTTTACATCCTACCACAGAAGGTAGCTATTTGACATTATCAATgccaatcaaaaaataaaataacaactgcttccatttttatttcagattcttCCTGGACATATTTAAAATCCTAGAAATTAATTTGTTAGTAAGTAGACAAACTCAAACTTCTGTTGATTTTTCCCTCCCCGCTGCAACGCTTTGACTTTGAAAGTTGGaggttgtttggttttcttctttcactcACCCTCTACAGAAAAAGCCAGATCCATGACAATATCATGATGCCAGTGCAGTGTGGAAAACGTGTACTCTTTCTTGTGGTAGAAATTCCTCCTACATGGGGAGAAATAGAACAGTTCTTTAAGCACAACATCaataacagagaaaatgaaaggaaatactcAATAGAATCAAGTATATCATCCTCTCTGCTAACTTCCCACGTGatgcagagggagggaagaaaccaTGCTAGCTGGTTTTCGGCACCTTCTTGCTGCACAGCCCCCATCTTAGACATACTGAGCAACTTGGCAAGCATATGGTTCTTAACCACACAACTCCACCAGCGTGCTCTCCCTAGGACTCTGCTTGCCCATACGGAGTTATTTTAGCTGCTCCTGCATTAcctttttcaaatacagtttggATTCATGAAGCATAGTTTAATAGGAATATTCTCCCATTTGATGTTAAAAAGAAGCTGTACCCTGAAGTCCGTGTCAGTGCTGCAGGTTCACAGGGCCTGCCATTCTTTGCTCATTATGACTTCTGAAAATGGCAACGCTAAGGATGAATGAGACTGTTTTGCTCAGGTTTCACTTGATTCCTATGGTCACATCAGTTTATGGGATACACAGCTGAATCAAAATGTGCATACCAGAGGCGAATCTTTCCATCAGCATGACCAGTTGCAATACAATCCTCCGTAGGATGGCATGCTACGCAAGTGAACTGATTGTTTCCACTTTTTGTCTTCACTGCACTTAGAGAAAACCTTAAAGAGTTAAGAAAGTAAGAGTAAGaaatgaggttttgtttgttttctttttttaaacaaagcttcaAAAGGATCAGCTAATGCACATAAAAATAATTCCGACCAGTGAAATTAAACATCTCTGAGTTGTTACAGTTACATGCAGTCTCCAAAAAATAGTGACagacttatttttctctttatttcattaGTTCTTTGCCTTTGAACAAGCTGaaagatttttccttctctctcttcttccacccCTGTTCCTCCCCCTGCCCGTTTTGGCCCTGACCAAACTTTGTCACTTGTTTCAGTCCAGCACCAGCCTAAGCAtttacctgaaaaaaatacaCGCCTGAGCTGGAAAGGTAAGCTACCAACACATTGCAGCACCTCACTGTCTGCCTCTGCAAGGAGCTTCTTACATACTGACCACATCCCCTCCAGCACAAAAACCGAACGGTTGCTGACAAACAATACAAAATAATGTGCGCGCACATCAGCAGGTAACAAACATTTACCACATATCAGACTGAATCAATACTTGACATTTTCATTCCTACCTGTTCaactgtttctgtttaaaaaaataaacttggagATTAACCTCCTTCACTGATGCCACGTATTCACCCTGTTATAGTAAAAGAGCAACACAGGACATACAGATTATGTTCttacacatgaaagaaaaaaaaacccaaccacaaagtACTTAAAATTGGAGATAACATATAAAGTGATGTTAAGTAAATGTTTTCCTATCCCGAGTGttgtgtggtggttgttttttttttaaaaaaaagcatgtgtgTTACAAACACACAGATTCGTTTAACTTCAGTTCTGTTTCAGTGCTGCTGTGCCTCTATAAAAGCGTAAACAGCATATAGATCAtttgagagggaaaaaacccGCAACCATGCAACacccaacagaagaaaaaaaaacaaacaaaaggtgaATATACTTCTCTTCCAAACGCAATACGCTTCGGCGACGCGTCCACACCATCCAAAACCACTGACAATTCCTTGGCTTCCAAATCTTGGCCTGCTGCTTTTGTCAGCTTAACCgagaccagctggaatgtatctgaccaaagaaaaagctgtaatCAAAAGGCTTTTATGAACAAGTTTATGTATGCCCCTTAAAAAGGAGATTTGCACCCCTCCTACCTTAAAACTAACATGCTTGTACGTTCCAATATTTTTTATAAGTTTGAAAAAGTTTGTAATACCTAattgtttcagatatttttgATTCAAACAATAGTATTGAATATTGAGGAGACTGAAGATAGTGGATTCCATGAAAAAATATCTACGCGTGCTTTTAAACAGGACAAGTCTATTTATGTTAATACTGCTTATGTTGGAAGGGTAGTCTCAAGTACTGTAGCACACCCTATATCATGTTAAGCACCGCTTAAAGATTTATTGCATCTACATCACCAGATACATGCAGTATATGCTTCAAAAGTGAAGATAAGCATTCTTCTAGACaaatactaaaataataaatgttgtaGAATGAAAAcggaaaaaaagtacaaaatgcaCGACTGCATGTCATAGGATTtaagaaatcttttcaaaattaatatattaagaGCACGTTCTTGCAGCATATCATTCACTGACATGACAGCTGTTGTGACATAGCATGATTTAGATGACAAGAATGATGCTAAATGTACCGTACCTCTTTCACCACTCTTTGGAATTACAACAAACACTGAGTCCTCAAAACTAGCAAGTGCGTACAGTGCCAGAAGTTTGGATCCTACAGTgaaagtctgaagaaaaaaaagaggtggtggtcAACAATTATTACACTTCTGTGCATAGTTGTCAACAGTGAATAATGCTAAGTTTTTACAATAAGGAAAACACATGTGCTTTACTTGATGTATTAAGTAAGACAAATTAAAAGACCTTAATTCTATCAAGTACtaacaaaaatgttaaaacagtACAAGTAAGATATGAGACATCAGATTTACCGAAAAACCTGAAGGTACCTTAGCCCTAATACAAAGCAGAAGGCCTCTTTTAGGAAAGTGCCTCTATTTAGCAGAAAATGGGAGCAAAGGACAGTTAGCAGCCCACATTTTCAAGCCATCATATCAACTCCTGTTGGCACATCACAAACTGCAGCACACTCCTTAAGAGCTACACTGGATTCTGAACTGCAGCAAGTAGCAAAGTTAGTATGTCAGTACGTATTCcatctttttccccaaaagattCTGCATCATCGTGAATTTCTGCAGTGACACACACAGTAACTGCCACATTCTATTACTCCCATAGATAGACGGTTTTCAGGCTGCGTTAACAGCAGAACAATACACCTTGGACTGACTTTTGCCCATATGTAGTAATAGCTGAAGAAATCCTTATTCTAGTATCAATGGGTCAAGAATTACTTTGACATGTGCTCAACAGAAATAACTCAACATACTTTAATGGGGATCCCATCCATGAAGTCCCACAGCTTAATGCTGCCATCAAGAGAGGAAGAAtatagctgaggaaaaaaaaaaagatatacgtATCAGTTAAAGTAATATATCAAAGCCAGCTCTTACATAAAATCACAGCTTAAAAGTTGAAAGATTGATCAATGGAACTGCAATTCCAAGTAGCTGAATCATCAAAAATACAGGACATGGCTCAGCTCTGTGCTGCCTTCAAAGAAAGTGCAATTGAAATACAACACTACTATTCTAGTTTGAAATATACATTTTCATGAAGTGTGAAACAAACAACAGATATTTGTGTTTATCCACTTCAGACTAACAGAATATTCACAAATATCCATTATACGAACATCTATTAACACTTGCATCCGATTTTGCATAGGTAACATGCAGACACAGTCCATCTTGTCAAATAATTCTTGTTTATACATagacagcaaaaaaaccaagcaaactgaGAGCCAGAGCAGGAGCAGCGGTGAACAGGGAAGGCAAGCTGCTGGCAGACAGAGAGCCACTGGGAAATTGCAGGAATTTAGTCAATTCTGCATCTGTCACAGCAGATAGAGAAAGTAAGAGGGCAAAGCAAATATTGCTGATTTTCTCACATGCTTCTTTTCCccatttaataattaaataataataaaaaaggaaattttgctaGCATTTCCATTTTGCTATCATTCCATTCAATCAGTGTGTTTGCAGAAAACAGATATAACATTTATTCTTCCAGCCAGGTTTAGGAGAAACATCAGCTCGGCAACACTATAATCGCTTCCAGCCCGTTCTCAACTTCCAGCCAGCCCCGGGGCCAGCCCTCGCAGAAGCAGATAAGCTGCACCGAGGCGGCAGGagcacccccagcagcccccccagccaggcaccccgccgcccccccagaCCTGCATATGGTTGTGGGGGTTGAGCTGGATGCCCGTCACCAGGTCGGCGTGACCCCCCATCAGCCGCAGCGTCTCCTCGGTGGCCACGCTGTACATCTTCACGAAGTCGCCGGAGGCGCAGAGCAGGTACCTGGAAGGGGGATGAAAGCCGTTACCCCGCCACCCGCGGGAGGGGGCCCAGAGACCCCTCAGGAGGGACAGGCCGCCCCGACACCAGCCGGCAGCCGCCCTCACTGCGGAGCTCAGGAGCCCCTTCCCTCAGGGGCGGAAGGCCCGGGCCCCAGCCCCACTTACTTGGAATCGGCGGAGAAGACAGCCCGGGCGCCATGGAGGCTGCTGCCGCCGCATCGCACCACGCGGAGCGCCGCCACCGGCGCCACCATCTTCCTTCCCCCGCCGGAACCCCTGACCTTTCACCTTTGCCCCCGCCAGCGCCGCCGCTcgcgccccgcccctccctcaCGACGCCGTCGTGCCCGGGCGCCTCCGTCACTTCCGCCTGCCACCGGCATTGGGGCTGGGGGCGGGTGCTGGTTGGCTCAGCGGCTGTGACGCGTTGAGGGCGGGCTGCTCGCGCGTCCTCGCGGCTCCTCAGGGAGCTCCTCTGGCCGTTAACGGCTACTCCTCTCAGAGGCGGTGAGTGCTGGGTCGGTGCTGCCGCTACTCGGAGGGGGGAGAAGGCCTCCGACCGCCTGCTGAGTCCAGCCCTCTCGCAGAAACGTCCcctcgccctgccctgccccggccgCTCGCCTGCATTCCCccgcgggagggagggagagagcccGGGGGGAGAGACACCGCTCAGCTCTAGCAGTGGCGGCCGGCTGGCGCCTGCGGGTGCACGGCGCTTCGCGTTCCCTCTAAGTCATCCGAGGATACAGCTCTCGTCCTCAGGGGGCGGCTGCTGAGAGCGCGCTTCAGGGGGTTGCACAGGCTGCCAGGCGACTGCCGAGGGAAAACCCCCTGGTTGGGTCTGGGTATGATaatctgagggggaaaaaatgcagaattcCCTTGTTTAAGTAGGCGGAAAGGCTGAGCATAAGAAATCGATCGGTATGCTTTGTTAAAGCCCCAGCTATTCACTGACTTGGACGAATTGCAACTTTGCTGAGTTACTGAGGACATAACATTCTCGTGTCTGAAGGAAAACTCGGAAGCAATCTGAATGTCTGGAATAAAGCATGGTTTATGGTGGCTGGGCCCTTCGCCTCTGCTTTAGAATAGTAGTTACAATTCTTGCACAGCTGTGTATTTTTGGCTGCTGTTTACAGTATTGAAACGATCTCTGGTATGCTTGtaattgatttttaaacagtcccacttaaaataacaataacaggTGCATTCCGGAGTATAACTTGTGGTTATACTGATGTAGGCCAAGTTAATGGCCTTTTCATAATTGCTCACTTAATTCTAGTTTGGAGGTTAAGTGAGGATCTTGTGGGGAGAATAGCACATGCACTGGAGTATTGCGGTTATAGGGAACTGGGTATGGGTGTGAGAGAGCATAATGCATCCAGAAACTTGGCTCCTAATCTCAAATGCTTTAACAATTAAACAGTATGTACTTTCTGGAGTTGAGAGCAGAATTGACAAGTTCTGCCTAATTACAGTTGTTGGTCTTAACAGCTGTGTCATTGTCTCATTCTGGTAAATATTTTAGAAAGTGAAGGCAGATGAACTCTAACGTTCTTCCTGTGTGGGATGGTACGACATGACTGAGTTCTGAGCCACAGACACTGAGTAAAGCCAGAGTTCTAtcatggggggaaaaagcaaggtGTCTGGGAAAAGATAGTCCCTTGAATTTGATCCACATGAATTATTTGAACAGGAAAAGTTATCTTATCTCCTTAGTCCAAGTTACACTAAATCTAGTCAAGCCTAGTTAAAATCCAGGAACTTGGCCTGTTTAACTTTCTCCTTgatgaagaagaaaggcaaatACCATGTGCATCTCAATGCATGTGTTTTTATTATACTGTTGTAATGCTGATTTCATCATTTTAAGAAGTCTGTCATAAGCTTTGAAGGTAATAAACTGTGTAGAACTCAGGACTACCCCCAAACTAGGAGGGTAAATATCAGGTCTACTATAGTGACACAATCTAATTCACTGTAATGTTCCATATTTAGAACAGCACTGCTAATATCCTTGGACAGCATTACAGAGTACACCTACAGATGAAAAAAGCCTGTATATCCTAAGTACCAAGTTGTCTTGCTAGTGAAATCACACTAATTGTAGCTGCATTATTGGGTTCTAATGCTTAAGCATGGGAAGGAAAATAGAAACTAATTGTGCTGCTGGAAGCAGAGAAACTCAGTGCTGGAAGCAGTGACTGTGCTGTGGGGGAACAGTGTTCTGCACTGGTACTGGCAGcgcatggtttgttttttctgtctttgctccTACCCTATGCTCTATGTTCCTTTTctactcctttctctttttttttttttaatttaaactttgtACTGACATATTTTTCATCCATTTGAGTGTGTTTATACTATGATGTTATGAATAAAGAAGTTTGATCCTGAAAACCTTGTCTCATATTTAATGAATGTAAAGTTATGCATACAACTTGTGGTCAGGTCTCAGTTCATGAAACAGCTGATGGTACTTTCCcagagtttaatttaaaaaatgtctaaaaGATTTTTGTATTCAAAGTCAAAATGGTTGCCATAAACTTACTAGGAGTCCTGTATGTgtgtaatctttttttcctttttttttttttttttttttaaaatatttgttcttgcttttttaaatgtaCATAGCCTTTTATTTCCTTGTCATAACCTGTATTTTTAAGTGGGGAAAATGTGGGTTGGTGCATGGGTGTATAAAGAACCGAAACTTAACTGTAGCAGTTTTGGGAGGTTGAGATACTTTCAGCATCTCCTACTATCTGGTTTGTGGTATTCAAGTGAGTAAGGAGCAAAACTAATCTAACcggttgtttgttttcctttggttgAAGAGGGGGCTTTGTATGGGTTTCTGATTTATTTAGTTAAATTTACATTTCCAGTATATAAAATTTATGTTTGTCTGAAGAAATTTGCCTTTGTCTCTCTGGAAGTAATGTTTTGATTCAGTAAGAATTCTACTATGTTCAAACTGATGGTTATTTAGGAGGAATTAATTTGTGACTCTTTCCAAATTGATTTTAAGTATGACAAGGTGTAATTTTTACAACTGTTTTTTATATGTTGCAATGAATCAAGCAAATAGTCCATGTACAAGCTAAAGATTTGTTTGCATTTAGAAGTCACTGTGTGACTAATTCTAGGTAAACTAGTTGGAAAGAGTACATTTGTGgttctgaaacatttatttttaatgttgtcaGTTAAAATAGAATTACCTATGAATATGTTACCAGCTTAGAAGTAAATCCTCTCAGGCAAAGAGGCAAGTTCTTTCTAAACAAGTGCTACTTGATAGGTTTATGTACTGTATCTAGATTGTAGATTTCTTAACTGTTCAAACATTTGTGAAAGCCCGTATCAATAATACTGTGGAAGAGTgatcaggaaaaaagcagagctcTGACTTCCAGGGAGCAGAATGTCAATCCCTTATGGCAGGGTGTGATAAGAGTACTGTACCATCCTACTTCATGAAGTCAGTAATACAATTTAGgacaaaaactgttttaaaatgctaattatattttacattttactttcagcagatttcttccttccttgGACTTTATTTCACCTCAGCCTTGCACCTTAGTATAATATCCAGCTATGTATCATTGTCTGTTCTGAAGACTGCTTGCAGAGCTGCGATCAGCTCCCTTGCTGTCCCTGGCACACGGCTCTAACATTGAGATCCCAGTTGGCTGAAATGTATCTGGTACTTTTCAAAATTTGATCTGTTTGTAAACTGCAGTGCTGGTCTTGAATGTCTTCTTGTCAtcataaatcaaaataataaaaaaaaattggtggtAGTGACAGGTCTTccattttgtggtgttttgttctgggtttttttttttggttggttttttttccccaactgcttTGTGGCTTACAAAGAGTAGAAGAGGGTTCTGACATTTATGCCTTGCAGGCTTCTGTAATGAAATAAGAGATAAGAAAGGCTACTCGTTTTTATAACTCCATCATTTCGGAGGTGTTGTGGCTGACTCAAACGATTGATTAGTGTTTTGCGTGTGTAAACTTGCTTAAAGCAAAGGCAGTGAATTCATATGTTAATTTCCAGTCTGGggaatatatttatttgaaaggaaactacatttttttttcttttctgtggtacATGAAAACTAGTGtttactgaaagaaaagttaACATGGCAGAGATTCCAACTGAGTATGGGACAGGGACAGGTACTTCTATGAGCACATAATGGAGCACATTgctagttttctttttcaattgtCTCTTCCTAGAGAGGAAGATTGGATTACAATGAGATCATGTCTGTTATACTAATGATTCGTAGCTGCCGGAAACACTAGAGGGTGCTAGAAGAATGACTGCAGCAATAAGAACACGGTATTTAAAGCCCAGTATACCAGAAAAGTGGAACTTGCTTGAGCCGTGATGTCCCTTGGAGATCTCTGTTCCAGCCCAGTCTTGACATAAACAGCCCGCTGGTGTTCTGCTACTGCATCTGCTACAGTCAAAGGGAAGGCGGTGACCTGTAGGGACTCAGTTTGTTTCTTTAGCGGTGTTCAACAGATGATAGCATCTTGTATGAGACCACAAAAGCATCACGATgtcatcaaaaggaaaaaaacataagaCGAATTAAGCTGTAAATGCTCATCTTTAACTGTTACTGTACATAGTGtggttttcttgtaagaaaatcctgtgGTAGGATCTTCATGTCTGGAAGGGGAGAATCTCTTCTGTGGAGGGGGTTTGCCCAGAATGCTGCAAGCGGACTGGTGGCCTGTTTGATGCTACACCACCATGGGTTCCCACCATCTAAAGGGATTTAATATTATCTATACTATTCTCTCCTTATAGTGTTAGCccctaaaaatagcattttaaatgatACCTTGCAAAGTCTGAGAACCTTCCTTACTGAGATCATAACGAATCAACACCTCCTGGTGCGAAACAtcatcacagaaatattttagctagtattttttatttaaaacatatgtaaatAATTTGaactaataattttttaaaataaggtttttttcGAGAACTTCTCTAAATTGAGGTACTAACTTAGTATATGGCAAGAATGAGTAGAGGCAGGCTTTATAAATAGAAATTTGAATTTTGATAGTGATTCCGAAATTGGCCTTTAAAGTAAATTCATCTCTTCATGTGCTTTGGTGTCTGGTAAATTGTGAAATAGAGTAATTACTATACTCTCAGTTTAATTTTGAACAGTTAATTTTTAATGGACTGTTCTCTTTTGGAAGGTATAAGAGTATTTAATACTATAGAGTTCTCAATTATAATGTCATCCCATAACAATTTGATTTTATAAGTTCTTTAAATATCTTGGAAATATTGGCCAGTAAGTACTCAAATTTTTAAAGTATAGCTAGTATATCAATAGAGCTGGTTGGAATTTTTGTTACCAACATTTTATGGTAAGGAGGTGTCAGTTACCTAGTAGGGAGGGAATGACATGGTGAGAAGCATTGCAAGTAAACAAAATGAAGAATCCATGTTAAAATCTGCCAACAGGGAATGACATGGTGAGAAGCATTGCAAGTAAACAAAATGGAGAATCCATGTTAAAATCTGCCAACATGGATTTCACTGGAATTTCTTGCCATTTCATGAATTTCtcgattttcttttttttttttttaatgggaaaaaagggggaTTAGGCTTTGTTTTCTGGCCATTTCTAGTAGTTAATAATATCTTTCTTTTGTGGAAATAGAAAAATTGGTGTAAATGGCCAGCAGAAGCTCACCCCACGGTGGTGCGGATGTGCTTGATCTGAGACCTTCTCTTTATTCCCTTTGGAAACGATATTTTGTGGAGATGTGGTACCAACTGAACTCCGTACAAGTACAGCTGTGCTTTTGTATGTGGGTTGTGAATAGTCTTCTCGCCTATGTATACGGTCACGTGTATGTATTGCCCCTTTGGGCAGTTTTTAAAAGCTGTGCATCATCTGCATTTTATGCATCCGTATGTGCCTTATCCCAATGCGATCATAGAAGAGTCAGGGCTTCAACTGGGCAAGCAGGTGCCTGGTAGATAAAGTGCCAGGAGTGTCTTCTAGACTGACTCAGTAGAGAGAGTGGAGTCAGTGTTAATCCACATGCATTTTACAGCTCATTTTTGCTTATTGAAAAATAGGTAATATGTATTGTACACTTCTGTGATGGCAATGCCAGTCAAATCCCATTGTTATTAACTGCTTATTAGTACCAGGCAGGTGTAGAGGTGTGATGTTGGTTTTATGTTCTGGCATCTCTCCACTACTCTTGTAATGAAAAGAAGCcctgaaataaataagaacaagTTCTTCATAATCAGCGATGATACTAAACAATTTTAAGTTACTTTATCGATAAGGCATTGGCAACTACtggacattttttcctttccacaaaaaatgaaaacagagcaaCTCTAGTTTCCTGAACAGATGTTGAGTATTGCAAAGATACCCTGGTAAGCAAAACAGAGCCTGCATCTTTAGCTTCTTTCTGAACTGAAACTGTTCTATGCAGAGAATCTGCTATAAAAACACAGACATATTTTGAGAATACATGATTTTGTGTGAAGATCTTGCTTCGaggttttgttctc comes from Numenius arquata chromosome 3, bNumArq3.hap1.1, whole genome shotgun sequence and encodes:
- the WDR75 gene encoding WD repeat-containing protein 75, with product MVAPVAALRVVRCGGSSLHGARAVFSADSKYLLCASGDFVKMYSVATEETLRLMGGHADLVTGIQLNPHNHMQLYSSSLDGSIKLWDFMDGIPIKTFTVGSKLLALYALASFEDSVFVVIPKSGERDTFQLVSVKLTKAAGQDLEAKELSVVLDGVDASPKRIAFGREGEYVASVKEVNLQVYFFKQKQLNRFSLSAVKTKSGNNQFTCVACHPTEDCIATGHADGKIRLWRNFYHKKEYTFSTLHWHHDIVMDLAFSVEGTCLLSGGVESVLVLWRNESDCQKDFLPRLGSAIEYISMASDGALCCTLHTDNRITIINSNLRFAKSIQGLIKSANVKTGLVVDPRTKALVLNGEPGHLQFYCLQSDQQLFSLDIVQRQYIHQAGLNQADLVKVAFSAQGKWLATVEEREEVTDPELQLKLWFYDEETQSFKLNTRINMPHEDHITDMCFRDMDELEDDSLILVTTGRDCVFKVWVMVEDTDPEAQQSVSWSCDFVGSYHNYQATNCCFSEDGSLLAVSFEETVTVWDSVTWDLKCTFCHPPGKIRNICFGRLTCSKYLIGATDYGFLCCWNLLSCALEWSAHLNVLVLQPDPLSEHIAAVSWLSKESSLFVFKPNEPRPIYIQRNLCREKIQLAAFVPRDEPETVGSEKYLWLRRSQLFFLTDTQELMTLSTKSLQERLTPSSKQLAVEESLPVTPFSLLLGKHRRQQSQEDIDLGKIIVRDKREQDSPAVKELLHTPAHVLPSASFLCPVFIDSLLISKKNKSAEEVADEVEMESEKTEDDSDEEKDVTEMEQEDTSPVELLGEMTCKLSKSQEKELRKIRKMDYSWISAF